GCGTGGCGATGGTGTCGACACGATTGCAGCGCGTCGGGCCTGGACTGATGGCGGAACGGAAGTCGTGCGATTCGGCAGTGGCATTTCATCCAGTGACATTAGTGTTCGTTGGGATGATTCGTTCGACACGTATTGGCAAGAGCAATCAGCATCCACCAATAACGGCATCAGTGTGCGCCGCATACGCTTAGACGTGAACAGTGCCGGCGGTCAAGTGTTATTAAGCAGCCAATACCTGGAGATCGCATCTCAAACGGAACTGCTAGTTGAATTCGCCGACGGCACCGTGTGGCAGGCCGATGATCTACTGGCCAAATTGGAGTTCACTGGGACCGCAGGCTCGGACGTCATAGTCGGCACTGCGAACGCAGATCGCATTAATGGCGTGCAGGGCGATGACTTTTTGCAGGGTGAAGCTGGCAATGACACCTACACCTTCGTTGCAGGCGATGGCATCGATATCGTCAGCGATACAGAGGGGGCTGATACGGTTTATTTCGGCGCTGGAATCACCGCTTCGCAGTTATTCCTAAGCGAGCAGGCAGCCGGTCCGCTTGAGATTTTTTATTCTTCATTCGATCGCGTCAGCATACAACGCACCGTGAATGGCACGCGGGCAATTGAGAACATCAAATTCGCCGACGGCACCATCTGGTCACCTACGGATATTACTGATCATGTCAGCAAGGAAGCGGGCACGCCATTTTCAGATGTGATCAATGGAACTGACACCGTCGATTTGTTGAATGGACTTGCCGGCGACGATGAGATCGTCGCACTCGGTGGTAACGATACATTGACAGGGGGTGCCGATCGAGATCGGCTCAATGGTGGAACTGGAGCAGATACCTATATTTTCGCACCTGGCTCTGGGCGTGATTCGGTTACTGATAGCAGAGACGGTGTCGCCGACGACAACATCATTCGAATACAAAGCCTCTTGCCCGCACAGATAATCGTATCGAGGGATCAATCAGATCTTTATATTGGGGTGACTGGCACAAACGACTGGATCGCCTTGCGAGACTGGATGCGATCTCCCGTTTTACCGACTGATCTGAACTACCAAGCCTATCGGGTGCAATTTGATGATGGAACCCTATGGAACTCAACTGCACTTCTGTCGCGGTTGAATACATCTGTTCTCTCGACCTCTGACGATGTCTGGTACGGCAGCAGTGGCAATGATGCAGCTGACGGGCTCGCCGGGAGCGACGTACTCAGCGGTGCGGCTGGCAATGACCGCATATCCGGGGCTGGGGGTAACGATACCCTCGATGGTGGGGTCGGCAACGACTTGCTGTTCGGAGGTTCAGGCGACGATCACCTCTGGAGCGACGAGGGTGTCGATCTCCTGGATGGGGGCGACGGACTGGATGAATCGTCCTTGTACAGCACGGGCATCTTGATTGGCGGCACTGGCAACGACTTCGCCGATGTGGGCGATTTCAGTGGTGTCGGGATGAAGGTGTTGGGATTATTCAATAGCGGCGATGGTGACGACGAAATCCATCTCGATGTAGGCACCAATTCAACATTTGTGCTATCGCTTGGCGGTATAGGTGCCAGCGAAGTCGCTCTTTCGTCTAGTTCGACAGGGGGAGGTTTTCCTACGATCGGATTCGGCACCAAGGGCTCGGTTGCCTTGAATATCGTCGGCCCCCTGCCCACGACCATTCTGCAAACAGTCGCGCTGAATTCGATTCAAACCTAGGCGGCCTCAAATCTGAAGTGCAACACCTTGCCTCCGGTAAGGTGCCCAGATGCAAGACAGATCGACGTACAGACAACTTCAACCCGAAGAGCGCATGACGCTGGCGAGCATGAAACAGCAGGGGTGCAGCATTCGCGCCATGGCGCGTGCGCTGGGGCGGCCGGCGAGCACGGTCAGTCGCGAACTGCGCCGCAACGTCAGCACTGCGGGCGGGTATGCGAGTGTGCCCGCGCAATCGATGCGCACCGCGCGCCGCCAGGCCAGTCGACCGATGGCCAAACTCGATCCGCGCAGTGTGATGTGGAGCGTCGTGCAGATCCTGCTGGGCTGGAAGTGGTCGCCCCAGCAGATCGCCGCTACGCTCGAGCGCGTGTTCCCCCAAGAGCCCGAACGTCGCGTGTCCCACGAAACCATCTACACGGCCATCTACGCGCAACCCCGCGGTGAGTTGCGTCGCCAACTCATCGCCTGCCTGCGCCAGGGCCACAGTACACGCCTGCCACGCACGCGGGGCCAGGATCGGCGCGGCCAGATCCCCGAGATGGTGAGCATCCACGTGCGTCCGCCTGAGGTCGAGGATCGACTCCTGCCCGGTCACTGGGAGGGCGACCTCATCAAGGGCGCGGGCAATCAGTCCTCGGTGGGCGTGCTCGTAGAGCGCACCAGCCGTCTGGTCTTGCTGGCCAAGATGGACGATGCGACGGCCGCTTCAGCGCTGGCGGGCTTTGCTGCCAAGCTCAATTCGATCACCGCGCCGATGCGCCAGAGTCTGACCTACGACCAGGGCCGGGAGATGAGCCGCCACCAGGCGTTGGCCGCCGCGACCGGCGTGAAGGTCTACTTCTGTGATCCGCACAGCCCCTGGCAGCGCGGCACCTGCGAGAACACCAACGGGCTGCTGCGCCAGTACCTGCCCAAGGGCACCGATCTGTCGGTCCATACGCAGGATGCGCTTGATGCCATTGCTGACAGCCTCAACAACCGGCCCCGCGCGACGCACAACTTCCATTCGCCCCTGGAGGTATTCGCAGCCGTGTTGAAAAAGCTCGATCAACCCGATTCTTCTATTCATTGACCCGGGTGTTGCACTTGGGACTTGAAACCGCCCTACGACCTGAACGCGGTCTACGCCGATTTCCAGGCAGCGATCGTGGCCAATCCAGGCCTGAC
This portion of the Leptothrix cholodnii SP-6 genome encodes:
- a CDS encoding calcium-binding protein yields the protein MHFRFEAASFDLGDGLDEVDNSAVDSATTTDVIKFGADITAAQVIVNRAENDLVLYVGDYDRIIVKNHFAADSVSQIDQINFSDGLIWSTAILATLIIPTVASDRSDVIAGTNGTDVVYASFGNDDLRPSAGNDYLDGGYGSDNYHLTTNSGMDVIVELAVDGQSVNTLNLGPGITRENISIGRSWSSISGDVNLSIGYNPQPGQNIINSVDIHGFFEGDDYSDSIDIVRFSDGSTLTAQDIWSSNGIPTGELVLPGNTAFGGMTSDFIEGDGFQNYLYGLAGNDTIWGGVGDDLIWSHSGDDTLNGGIGNDKLDGGAGVNVYEFSRGDGVDTIAARRAWTDGGTEVVRFGSGISSSDISVRWDDSFDTYWQEQSASTNNGISVRRIRLDVNSAGGQVLLSSQYLEIASQTELLVEFADGTVWQADDLLAKLEFTGTAGSDVIVGTANADRINGVQGDDFLQGEAGNDTYTFVAGDGIDIVSDTEGADTVYFGAGITASQLFLSEQAAGPLEIFYSSFDRVSIQRTVNGTRAIENIKFADGTIWSPTDITDHVSKEAGTPFSDVINGTDTVDLLNGLAGDDEIVALGGNDTLTGGADRDRLNGGTGADTYIFAPGSGRDSVTDSRDGVADDNIIRIQSLLPAQIIVSRDQSDLYIGVTGTNDWIALRDWMRSPVLPTDLNYQAYRVQFDDGTLWNSTALLSRLNTSVLSTSDDVWYGSSGNDAADGLAGSDVLSGAAGNDRISGAGGNDTLDGGVGNDLLFGGSGDDHLWSDEGVDLLDGGDGLDESSLYSTGILIGGTGNDFADVGDFSGVGMKVLGLFNSGDGDDEIHLDVGTNSTFVLSLGGIGASEVALSSSSTGGGFPTIGFGTKGSVALNIVGPLPTTILQTVALNSIQT
- a CDS encoding IS30 family transposase, which gives rise to MQDRSTYRQLQPEERMTLASMKQQGCSIRAMARALGRPASTVSRELRRNVSTAGGYASVPAQSMRTARRQASRPMAKLDPRSVMWSVVQILLGWKWSPQQIAATLERVFPQEPERRVSHETIYTAIYAQPRGELRRQLIACLRQGHSTRLPRTRGQDRRGQIPEMVSIHVRPPEVEDRLLPGHWEGDLIKGAGNQSSVGVLVERTSRLVLLAKMDDATAASALAGFAAKLNSITAPMRQSLTYDQGREMSRHQALAAATGVKVYFCDPHSPWQRGTCENTNGLLRQYLPKGTDLSVHTQDALDAIADSLNNRPRATHNFHSPLEVFAAVLKKLDQPDSSIH